A stretch of the Chlamydia pecorum E58 genome encodes the following:
- a CDS encoding SUMF1/EgtB/PvdO family nonheme iron enzyme gives MESGKDIEVEFLGDYRILRRLGQTLWSKDFVVEHRFIKKRYILKLLFSHYASSEAFMEPFHEVIVKLATFKHRSMLPIENVSQSSGQYFLITPEREVPLLSLPQYLASRSQPLSELEVVAFASQLAAVLDYAHEKGLAHGGIYLYSVHVDVSREAPEIVLPELGFASLLKESMLQEAIAQNNEPIEERLKQILLFHAPERCSEDRLQDSYAFGVVVYYLLFGVLPQGVFPMPSEVFPEYIYDWDTLLRMCLTSSSENRARILTPLLKKKSSGEQMLSAISNCTQEAVREIAEKPAVASGVCEALKKEAEKHVSQESSEALEFVLVEARSIDEAMDTATDFSSGEKNEDGYSHALQSLLIREPVVSRYVEQDKEEARPQPLLTEMVFIEGGVFSRGSLEGQRDEHPVHQVFLQSFFLDIHPVTNEQFIRYLDCCGEQDKHYNELIRLKDSRIQRRSGKLVIEPGYAKHPVVGVTWYGAAGYAAWVGKRLPKEAEWEIAARGGGVRHRYPCGEEIDKTQANFFSSDTTAVMSYPPNGYGLYDMAGNVYEWCQDWYAYDFYEIAAQEIETPKGPVQGVYRVLRGGCWKSLKNDLRCAHRHRNNPGAVNSTYGFRCAQEVK, from the coding sequence ATGGAAAGTGGAAAGGATATAGAAGTAGAGTTTTTAGGTGACTATAGGATTCTTCGTCGTCTTGGTCAAACTTTATGGAGCAAGGATTTTGTTGTTGAGCATCGTTTTATAAAGAAACGCTACATTTTAAAGTTATTATTTTCGCATTATGCATCTTCAGAAGCCTTTATGGAGCCTTTTCATGAGGTGATTGTGAAGTTGGCTACGTTCAAGCATAGAAGTATGCTTCCTATAGAAAATGTATCGCAGTCTTCTGGACAGTATTTTTTAATTACACCAGAAAGAGAAGTTCCGTTGTTATCCTTGCCGCAGTATTTAGCAAGCCGTTCTCAGCCTTTATCAGAGTTAGAAGTAGTCGCTTTTGCTAGCCAGCTCGCTGCAGTTCTGGATTATGCTCATGAAAAAGGGCTCGCGCATGGGGGAATCTATTTGTATTCTGTACATGTGGATGTTTCTAGGGAGGCTCCAGAGATAGTGCTTCCTGAGCTGGGGTTTGCTTCTTTATTAAAAGAGAGCATGTTGCAGGAAGCAATAGCTCAGAATAATGAGCCTATAGAAGAAAGGTTAAAGCAGATATTGCTATTTCATGCGCCAGAGAGGTGCTCTGAAGATAGGTTGCAAGATTCCTATGCTTTTGGAGTTGTCGTGTATTACTTGTTGTTTGGAGTACTTCCTCAAGGGGTGTTCCCTATGCCTTCAGAGGTTTTCCCAGAATATATTTATGATTGGGATACTTTATTGCGGATGTGTCTAACGTCATCATCAGAGAATCGCGCGAGAATTCTTACGCCGTTATTAAAGAAAAAATCTTCTGGAGAGCAGATGTTAAGCGCGATTTCTAACTGCACTCAAGAGGCTGTTCGCGAGATTGCTGAGAAGCCTGCTGTAGCTTCAGGAGTGTGTGAGGCATTAAAGAAAGAAGCAGAGAAGCATGTGTCTCAAGAATCTTCAGAAGCCTTAGAATTTGTTTTAGTAGAGGCAAGATCTATAGATGAAGCTATGGATACCGCTACTGATTTTTCTTCAGGGGAGAAAAATGAGGACGGCTATTCTCATGCCTTACAATCTTTGCTTATTCGGGAGCCCGTGGTCAGCCGTTATGTTGAACAGGACAAGGAAGAAGCTCGTCCTCAACCCTTACTTACAGAAATGGTATTTATTGAAGGGGGAGTATTTTCTCGAGGAAGCTTAGAAGGTCAGAGAGATGAGCATCCCGTGCATCAGGTTTTTTTACAAAGTTTTTTCTTGGATATTCATCCCGTAACGAATGAGCAATTTATTCGGTATTTAGATTGTTGCGGGGAGCAAGATAAACATTACAATGAGCTTATTCGTCTTAAGGATTCTCGCATACAACGACGGTCTGGGAAGCTTGTTATAGAGCCAGGGTATGCTAAGCATCCTGTAGTAGGAGTGACTTGGTATGGAGCAGCAGGCTATGCTGCCTGGGTGGGGAAGCGTTTGCCTAAGGAGGCAGAGTGGGAGATTGCTGCTAGAGGTGGGGGAGTGAGACATCGTTATCCTTGTGGTGAGGAGATCGATAAAACTCAGGCAAATTTCTTTTCTTCAGATACAACTGCAGTGATGAGCTACCCTCCAAATGGGTATGGGCTATATGACATGGCAGGAAATGTGTATGAGTGGTGCCAAGATTGGTATGCATATGATTTTTATGAGATTGCTGCTCAAGAAATAGAAACCCCCAAGGGGCCTGTCCAGGGGGTGTATAGGGTGTTGCGAGGAGGATGTTGGAAAAGCTTAAAGAACGATCTGCGTTGCGCGCATCGTCATCGAAATAACCCTGGAGCAGTGAATAGTACTTATGGTTTCCGATGTGCCCAGGAAGTGAAGTGA